From a single Glycine soja cultivar W05 chromosome 19, ASM419377v2, whole genome shotgun sequence genomic region:
- the LOC114398512 gene encoding protein GLUTAMINE DUMPER 5-like → MGHANASNSTTMALAPSASLKSFTSPIPYLFGGLALMLALIGLALLILACSYSKNYSLDGNEDKAKRATGMEVDSEPKIVVIMAGDSNPTYMAKPVPSTHHTEEAD, encoded by the coding sequence ATGGGTCATGCAAATGCAAGCAACAGCACCACCATGGCTTTGGCACCAAGTGCTAGTTTAAAAAGCTTTACCTCTCCAATTCCCTATCTCTTTGGTGGCCTAGCCCTCATGCTTGCACTCATAGGATTGGCATTACTTATCCTAGCTTGctcttatagtaaaaattattcattggaTGGTAATGAAGACAAAGCGAAGAGGGCAACGGGAATGGAGGTTGATTCAGAGCCCAAGATTGTTGTTATAATGGCTGGAGATAGCAACCCCACTTACATGGCCAAGCCCGTGCCATCCACACACCATACTGAAGAAGCAGATTAG